TCGGAAAATAGCGCGGCCCAGCCGTGATATCGAGGTGCAGCTTCTTGACGGTTTCTTCCGTGACCAGACGCGACTTCAGCAACTCGATCTCGGCCGCCGTCGAAGGCTTGGTGTCGAACATGCCGGTAAGCGGCGGCAAGGAATCCTTGCCGTTCGCATTGGCATTCGCCGTCTTGTCCTCGACGTGAAACAAGACATCCGCGCGGTACGTCGGCGGCGCGAGGAAGGCGTACGCGCACCCCAGCGCGAGCGCGATCAGCGTCACCATCACGATCGTGCGCCAACCTCGCACGATCGTACGCAGATAGTCCGACAGATGAAGCTCGTCCGTTCCGGACACGTCGGTGTAGCGGTTTTCGAAGTTGATTGCCATTTTCTTCACCCAACAAAGCCCGGCGGTTCAAGATCACGTTGCACGGTTGTTATTTCGCGAGGACGGCCCCCGTTACAGCCGCATTGATCGCCGGCAGCAGCAGGTTCAACACGCGGTTGAAGCGGACCAGCCCGCCTTGACCGACATACACGACGTCCTTCGGCTGCAGTTCGAACTGATTGGCGAGCACCATCGACACCGGCGACGTCGCATCGAGGTGGTACACCTCAGGCGTTTCGCTCGTGGAATTGCGGATCACGAACAGTTGCCGCGCCGCGGCCGTGTTCGAGTCGAAGCTGCCGCTGTCGGAAATCGCCTGCGAAAGCGTCAGCGAGCCGTTGCGCATCGGCAGGATGGTCGCCGGCTTGTTGACTTCGCCCATCACATAGACACCGCTGTCTTCGCGCGATGCCACACGCAGCGCATCGCCCGGTTGCATGTAGATGTCCGACGGATTTTTGCCACGCTTGATCAGATCGTCGAGGTTGAGCTGATACGGGACGCCGTTGCGGATCAACACCACGCGGCTGCGGTCCGCATTCGGGCTCAGGCCGCCGCTCAAGCTGATCGCGGTCGTCAGCGACATCGGAATGTCGTTGACCGACTGAGTGCCAGGCGTGCGCACTTCACCGTCCACATAGACCTGCTGCGCGCGGAACGAGGCCACCCGTACCGTCACTTCCGGCTTCTGATATACGTTGCTCAGCCGCCGGTGCAATTCCTTCTGGATCGTCGTGACGTCCTTGCCGGCCACATGCACGTTGCCTGCGTACGGGAACTGCACATCGCCGTTTTCGTCGATCAGGAAGCCGGGTGCGGCATCCGTCGCCTTCACGCCCTGTGCCGGCTGACCGAGCGCGGCCGCGAGTTCCGGGTGATCCCACACGACGATTTGCAGCACGTCGCCGGGGCCGAC
The nucleotide sequence above comes from Paraburkholderia sp. FT54. Encoded proteins:
- a CDS encoding polysaccharide biosynthesis/export family protein translates to MSSLGLRTGSLLVFATAALLSGCGIAPGQRMVTPAAVQDTGGDYSTEANTQQQIPITDINLTLLRKMNQAQATAPLSPQMLALFGKPTAYKVGPGDVLQIVVWDHPELAAALGQPAQGVKATDAAPGFLIDENGDVQFPYAGNVHVAGKDVTTIQKELHRRLSNVYQKPEVTVRVASFRAQQVYVDGEVRTPGTQSVNDIPMSLTTAISLSGGLSPNADRSRVVLIRNGVPYQLNLDDLIKRGKNPSDIYMQPGDALRVASREDSGVYVMGEVNKPATILPMRNGSLTLSQAISDSGSFDSNTAAARQLFVIRNSTSETPEVYHLDATSPVSMVLANQFELQPKDVVYVGQGGLVRFNRVLNLLLPAINAAVTGAVLAK